A region of Paludisphaera rhizosphaerae DNA encodes the following proteins:
- a CDS encoding EpsI family protein, whose amino-acid sequence MTTLKRCGVCAAMLALGLAARAGLERLDATERPPLQRPLTSLPMDLPGWVGRDVPVAPSIVERAQTTEYLNREYESLRRPGLKFTLWINYSEFGTNLRHTPDICLPSSGWEKVESLTRELQFPADDARDLTITRLGYAQGDLVKHVGFWYYIFGAGKLENYVRRFPVTSRSSHGRTTRGSSMTVEVFYPGAADPDAVALGEFARELLAALEPILPADRAEYHVP is encoded by the coding sequence ATGACGACCCTGAAACGCTGCGGCGTCTGCGCCGCGATGCTGGCGCTGGGCCTGGCGGCCCGCGCCGGGCTGGAACGGCTGGACGCCACCGAAAGACCGCCGTTGCAGCGGCCGCTGACCTCGCTGCCGATGGACCTGCCGGGCTGGGTGGGCCGCGACGTCCCGGTCGCCCCGAGCATCGTCGAGCGCGCCCAGACGACCGAGTACCTCAACCGCGAGTACGAGAGCCTCCGCCGTCCCGGCCTGAAGTTCACGCTCTGGATCAACTACTCCGAGTTCGGCACCAACCTGCGCCACACCCCGGACATCTGCCTCCCCTCCAGCGGATGGGAGAAGGTGGAGTCCCTGACCCGCGAGCTGCAATTCCCCGCCGACGACGCCCGCGACCTGACGATCACCCGTCTGGGCTACGCGCAGGGGGACCTTGTGAAGCATGTGGGATTCTGGTACTACATTTTCGGAGCAGGGAAGCTGGAGAATTACGTCCGACGGTTCCCGGTCACCAGTCGCAGCAGCCACGGCAGGACCACTCGCGGGTCCTCGATGACCGTCGAGGTGTTCTACCCGGGCGCCGCCGATCCCGACGCCGTCGCCCTTGGCGAATTCGCCCGGGAGCTGCTCGCCGCGCTTGAGCCGATCCTGCCGGCCGACCGGGCGGAATATCACGTCCCCTAA